Within the Salinicoccus roseus genome, the region GAGAGGCCATCCTGAAGCACTTTGACGAGCGCCTTGTTGCTGTTGACTGCTTCCTTGCCGCCCCTCAGAATGACGCTGTTGCCCGCTTTCAGGCATAGGCCTGTAGCGTCGACGGTCACATTCGGACGGGATTCGTAGATGATGCCGATGACGCCGAGCGGCACACTCCTCTTGCTGATTCTGAGGCCGTCCTTGTTCACCCACTGGTCCTGTGTCTTCATAATCGGATCAGGCAGGGCAGCCATCTGCTTGAGGCCATCCTTCATGCCTTCTATGCGGGACTCATTCAATGCCAGGCGTTCCACCATCGCATCCTGGTATCCCGCCTCCTTGCTGTGCATCATATCCTTCTTGTTCTCTTCAAGGATGAATGCCTTGTTCGCTTCCAGTGCTTCCGCCATGGCCAGGAGTGCTTCGTTCTTCTCCCCTGTGCTGCTCTTGCGCAGTGCTTTCGCTGATGATTTCGCAGCCATTCCCATATCTTTGAGAATGTCGTTCATATCGGTTGTAATTTGAACCATCATATCTCCTCCCCTTGCAATGCTGTCTCAAGTATGTTCTTCTTAAATAGCGTGCCTATTTCTTCCCCTTCGAGTATGTTGAATATCAAGGCAGGATTCTCCGCGCTTGTGATGATCATGCTCTTATTGTTTTCTATTAAGTATTTGGCCGCCTTAAGCTTCGTTTCCATGCCGCCTGTGGAGAACAGTGAACCTGTACCATTGGCCATGCTCAGTATATCCGTATCCACCTGGCCGACAGCTGGGATCAGTTTGGCGAATTCGTTCGTGTGGGGATTTTCATCATAGAGGCCATCGACATCGCTCATAATGATCAGCAGGTCTGCATCAACGAGCTCAGTGACGATCGCAGCCAGTGTATCATTCTCGCCGAATCTTCTGTTGTAGGTCTTCTCATCCACCGATATCGCATCATTTTCGTTGATGACCGGTATGATTTTTCTTTCAAGGAGTGAGTTGATTGCGGATTTGCAGTTTGTATAGGAAATCGGGAAGTCGATGATATCTCGGGTCATAAGGATTTGTCCGACATATTGATCGTAATGCTGGAAGAAGCGGCTGTAGAGGTTCATGAGGGCACCCTGCCCGACTGAGGCCAGTGCTTGTAGATCTGAGGTTTTTTCAGGGTATTCTTTCATGTTCAATGTGCATGCACCCACACCGACAGCGCCTGAAGTCACGAGTATCACTTCTTTGCCCTGCTGCTGGAGTGCTGAACAAACAAAGGAAAGTCTGTCCAACTTATGGTAATCAATTTCATCGGTAGTCTTCATAATGGAATTTGTGCCAATTTTAATAACGACGCGTGTACTGTCTTTTAGAAAATCTCTATTCATCTAACCCCTCCTATGAGTGTGTGTAAATGATAATATCTATTAATTATACATAATACTGCATATAAATCCACCTTTTTTCCGAAATTCTTGAAATTATTTCAATGAAAACGTTTCCTTTGTGCTTTTACATAAAAAAATGACCCGGAACATCGAAGTTCCAGGTCATATATCCTTCTTCTATTCGTTCAGTTCGTCGTGGATTTCCGCGAACTTTTTGGCAGAGTACTCGCTCATGCCGCGATTCTCCACATCTTCCACGTACAGGCTCATGATCATGTCCTTATTGTTCTGATCATATCCGATGAACCACCCGGTTTCTTCTCCCCGGGTATCCTGGGAAGTCTTGTTTTCGCTCGTTCCTGTCTTGCCGGCGAACTGTGCATACGGGCGTTCAACATCATCGGGATGGTTCAGCCTGACGACATCCCGCATGGCTTCTTCAAGATAATCCAGATTTTCCTGGCTTGTAATGTCTTCGATCTGCACATTCTCTTCCGACTCCGCCAGGATATGCGGCTCATAGATATCCCCGCCATTCAATACTGCACCATATATCGCAGTGATCTGGATTGGTGAGATCATCAGCTCCCCTTGACCGTAAGCAGTATCTGCAAGGAGGATATCGCTTTCTATCGTACCCTCATTGGACACCTGGCTCGTATAGATCGGATAGTCCGTGTCGTATTCCTGACCGATGCCGAGTGCTTCCATACCGCTTGTGAACTCCTCGGCACCCAGTTCAAGTGCCGTCCGGGCAAAATAGATGTTATCGGAATAGGTGAGGGCCTTCTTCAGGTCGAATGACTCATCCATCACATGATAGCGGTTCACCTCATAGCCGCCCCATGAGTCATCCTGCTGCCAGCCCTTGCCTGTAATCTCCATCGTCTCGTTCTTGTTGAAGTCTTCCGAGTTCATCGCGATGATCGAGGTGAGGATCTTCTGCGTCGATCCAGGCGATGTCGCCCGGTTGAACTTGTTCAGCAGCGGGCTGTCCTCATCCGTTTCAAGCGCCTCATAGTCCTCCTGATTGATGCCGAACATGAAGTCATAAGGACTCGGGCTCGGATAGCTGACGGTCGCGAGCATCTCTCCGTTACCCGGGTCCATCGCGACACTCGCCCCAGCATCTTCTTCAAGATGGGAGTAGATCGTCGACTGGAGGGAGCCATCGATCGTCAGTTGAATGTCTTCCCCATCCTGTGGTTCTGCCTTCATCAGTTCCTCCACTGTATTACCGGATTCATCGACGATCGAGACGGTGTGTCCTTCTTCAGGACGCAGACGGTCTTCATACAGCCTTTCGGCACCCCTTTTTCCGATCATATCACCGGAGGTGTATCCGTCACGCTCCTCCATTTCTTCCGCTGTTATCGGCCCGATGTATCCAAGCAGGTGGAATCCGGCGTCCTCAAGCGCATACTCCCTTGCCGGTGATTCCTGTATCGTCAGGCCGAGATCCTGGAATTCTTCCCGTGTCTCTTCATCAAAGCGGTGGGCATCCTTCACGGGGACGAACATGCCGTCCTCGATCCAGGCTTCATTGAATATATTCTGGAGACTCTCCTCCCGCATATCGAGTGCTTCCGCTGCTTCAAGCAGCCCAGATTCATCCAAGCGGCCGGCTATGTAGCCTACAGTTTCCTTTGTGCCGTTGAAGGCGAGCTTGTCTCCGTTACGGTCCAGGATTTCTCCCCGCTGTCCTTTGGAGACATCAATCCTCAATTCGTTATCGGCCAGACCTGGAATGATCATATCCGGCGTCCACTCGATGAACCAGTCATTCTCCTCTTCATTGTACGACAGGTCGATCGTGTATTCCCTGCTCATCTCCCCATATCGGGTATCCAGCACCAGGTCTCCGGTATACCGCTTCTCCTGGTCGTTCTCCTCATTCGATTCCACACCTTTGATGTCCTCAAGCGTTGCGGTCTCCACACCGAGGGACTCGTACAAGCTCCTGTTGCGGTCCACAACTTCCTCCTCAGGATACTCCTCCTTCGCGGAGGCGCTCAGAAGGGGATATATATCTTCATAATCTTCATTCTGATAGGATTCAGTGAACCGGTCGAGCGTCTCCTCCTCCGATTTCTGGAAAAGTCCAGAAGTCATCAGGAAATAGAGGCCCACACCAAGAATCAGCACTATCGGTATCACCCATAAAAATTTCTTCATCGTCACCTCTCCAAACATTCGTTTCCCCCATTATATCAATCATGCATATGTCATGAAACCGCAAACGTGCCTCGTTATCCACTGCATGGTAGGATGAAGATAACATTAAATTTCGAGGAGATGCGTATGTGTCTGATAATCTTTCAAAAAAATAACCATCCGAATTATAAGCTCATCGTGGCGGCAAACCGTGATGAATTCTACGAGCGTCCGACTGCTTCCGCCGACTTCTGGCAGGACCACCCTGAAGTCCTCGCCGGCCGGGACTTGAGCAAAGGCGGCACCTGGCTCGGTCTCACGAAGAGCGGGCGGTTCGCTGCCGTGACGAACATCAGGAAGCCTGGGATGGATGGCGCCGACAAGAAATCCCGGGGTGCCCTTGTGAGCAATTACCTTACCGGGGACATGCCCGCAGAACAGTACCTTCAATCCCTGGAAGCAGAAAAGGATGAGTACTCTGGCTTCAACCTTCTCGTAGGCAATCAGAATGACATGTACTACCTGAATAATGACGGCATCGGCACTGAAGGCGTGCCTGATGATACGCACGGCCTCAGCAACCATCATCTCAATACACCTTGGCCGAAAGTCGTCAAAGGAATAAGCAGGCTTGAAGATTATCTCCAGAGTGCAGAATCGATAGACGTTGACGTCCTCTTCGACATCCTCGCCGATTCCGAAGAGGCGGAGGACAATCTGCCCGATACCGGCCTGCCCGAATCGCTCGAAAGGCAACTCTCCTCCCCATTCATCAGCACTCCAGAGTATGGCACCCGGTCCTCAACTGTCGTTCTCGTCGACCATGATGACAATGCAACCTTCATCGAACGCACCTTCTCCAAAGGTGTTCAGACGGATGAGCAGCGTTACAGCTTCAGAATCGAATAACAAATGCTTCGTTTCAACCAGTGGTTTTGAAACATTTTGCTTCAAAGAATTGTCATGTAAAATTGACCTCAGCCCAAATTTGCCTTATCATTGAAATATAATAAGCTGTCTGAAAATAGCATTCATCTGAAGAATGATCTACATTTTCAGGTTTCCACATAAGTTTCCTGTATCATCAGGAGTTGCAACAGAATGATATCTTTATATAAGTGAGGAGGTCGTCCCATGGCATATGTTATCCTTCAACCGTGTATGTCTGAGAAGTCCGGAGATTGTGTTGAGGTTTGCCCGGTAGATTGCATCGAAGAAGGTCCGGATCAGTTCTACATCGATCCAGACATCTGCATCGACTGCGGCGCATGCGTTGCTGTCTGTCCTGTAGACGCAATTGTCGAAGAGTACGAAATGAACCCGGAAGATGAACCATTCCTGGAAAAAGCAGAGAAGTTTTTCGGAAATAAATAAAATTAAAACCTTTCCTGAGCCCACGTGGACTCAGGAAAGGTTTTTTATTTTGTCCTCCTACTATATTCTAGGCGGGAGACGCACCTTCGACGCCATTGACCGAATAGCTTACAGTAAGCTCTGCATTCAGGGAATGCGTAACGGAACAGTATTTGTCATTGGCGAGATCTATCGCCCGCCCCACCTTCTGTTCAGGCAGATCCCCTTCAAATGCATAGTGGATGTGGATGTGCGTGAACTGCTTCGGCGGCGTGTCTGAACGATCTGCCTTCAGCTCCATCCGGAATGCATCGGGTTCCAAACGCATCTTTTCCAGAATCCAGATAACATTTATCCCACTGCACCCGGCGACGGAATGGAGGAGCAGTTCCATGGGCCTTACCCCACCATTCTTTCCGCCGATCTCTTCAGCACCGTCTATTCTGATATCATGACCAGACGAGGCGATACCAGAAAAGCCGACGCTCCCCGTCCAACTCAATTCTGTTTCCATATATTCCACCCTTTCAATTTCCTTAATCCAATCATGATTGCTGCTGAACGGTCTCCTTCGTAGTCCATTGTGCCTTTTCCTCAAGCGGTCTGAACAGTTGAATGACCGCTATGAAATAGGAAATGATCGCTGCAAAGCCGAACAGGCCGATCAGCCCACTCTGATGAAGCCCTTCGAAGAAGATGATATTCACGCCGGTCAATATGACTCCTGCTCCCAAAGCAGCGTAGCCATATCGCGCAGCTTGCCCCGTCTGGATGAACCATTCAGCCTTCCTGTCCAATAACGTGACGAAAACGATCGTCAACAGGTTGATGGAGCTCCCCACCCAGACCGGATGTACCTCCAGGTAGAATGCGCCCGGCTGCCAATCTCCGAGGTAGTACCATAACAGACCGCTTGAGAACCCTGACAGCAGCGAAGCGACGACTGCCTTATTCGTCACCACCGGCCAGAACAGGGCAGCCAATACCGGAGCGAAGGTTGCGCTGTTCCTGATCGTCCAGGCCAGCACGTTCCACCATGCAGACTGTTCTGTACGCAGCATGCCGAACCCGATCATCAGGAATGTCAGGAGCAGCAGTGAGTATTTCGTATACTTTACGAGCTGTGCTTCCGTCGCCATAGGACGGACGGCACGACCAAAGTCGCGTCCCAGGCTTGTTGCGCCTGAGAACTGGCATGGTGCCCCCCAGCCAAGCGCACATGCCCATACACCGAGGAAGAAGATGCCGACCAGTGGCGCCGGCAGTACTTCCATCAAGTACTGCGGAATCGCAATCAACCCTGCCTGTGCATTCGGGATGACCACTGCAGTCGCAATACCGAACAATACACCACAAACGATGAAAGGAATGGCCATGAATCCAGCCAGAACCATTCCCTTCTGTCCCTCTTCGGGTGTCTGTGAGGAAAGCGCCATCTGGAATGCTGCCTGTGCAAGTATGACGTTTACCAGGAATGTACCGAACCAGGCCACGATCACCTGAATCCCGACACCGCCGAAGTCCATCATCATCGGCCTTTCTGTAGCATAGGCCACAAGACCTTCAACGCCAGGATTGATGAAGAAGGCGATGAGACCGATGATGAACATCGCTGCAAAGAGCACCATATTGATCGTCTGTGTGAATGCAACCGACCACATGCCGCCCCCCTGCAGATAGACGAAAAGCAGCAGTGCCGTTATGGCAACGGAAAGCGTCAATGAGATGCCTGTAAATACGTGGATCGCTGAAGCAAATGCAATCGCCGTGGCCACCGACCACATCGGGAAAGCAAAGGCTGTAATCAGACTGGAGATACCGAGGGCTTTCCGACCGAATTTCTCACCAATCATCCCCGTCACCGTCACCATCATCTTTTTCCTGAATGAACGGATGATCAGAAAGGCGATGATGAAGATCTGCACCATTTCCGCCACACCGTACCAGATTGCGGAAACGCCTGTCAGATAAGACAATTCCAGAATGGATATGTATGTCGAACCAGAGAAGAGACCCGTGATGCAGAAAGCCACAATCCATTTATTGAAGTTCCTCCCTGCTACAAAGTAGCTGTCCTTGCTGCTCAATTTACGCTGTGCCAGCTGTCCGGCACCTATCAGTATCAGTGTATAGCCCACTGCCAGTGCCAATATCCATATGCCGTATTCATTCATGGCCGTCGCCTCCCCGTCAATTTATTTATGATCCTTATGTCTGCAGATCCAATATTCCACATCTTAGCTTTTATCGAAAGATCGTGTGGGATATCTTACTTTTTTGATGGGAATAAGTATAGCATAGGAAAATGGATATAAAGTAACACTTAATAACTATCTCCAATTATAGCTTTAGGCTATAACCACGTGTAAAGAACTAAACGGGAATTTTTAAATTGGAACAAAAAAGACTACTTCCCTTCATTTCAGGAAGTAGTCTTCAAATTTTCAATACAGACAGCCTCACGTGTGAGGGAAGCCTCTATTACATCATTCCTGGCATGCCGCCCATGCCGCCACCTGGGTCTCCGCCGCCATTCTCTTCTGGAATGTCAGCGACTACCGCTTCTGTAGTGAGGAACATTGCTGCGACAGAACCGGCATTCTGCAGTGCAGAACGTGTAACTTTTGTAGGGTCCACGATACCTGCATCGATCATGTTCACCCATTCGTCAGTTGCTGCATTGAATCCGATGCCCGGCTCCTGTGTCTTGAGGCGTTCCACGATGACGGAACCTTCAAGGCCAGCGTTTTCAACGATCTGACGGAGTGGTGCTTCGAGTGCTTTCAGTACGATGTTGATGCCTGTCTTCACATCGCCCTCGGCTTCGATTTCGGAAACTTTGTTGAAGATGTTGACCAGTGCAGTTCCCCCACCGGCTACGATGCCTTCTTCCACGGCAGCGCGTGTGGAGTTGAGTGCATCTTCGATGCGGAGCTTACGCTCTTTCATTTCAGTTTCAGTTGCTGCACCGACTTTGATGACTGCAACACCACCGGAAAGTTTCGCAAGACGCTCCTGAAGTTTTTCCTTGTCGAAGCTTGAAGAAGTCTCTTCGATCTGGGATTTGATCTGGCCGATGCGCGCTTCGATGTTGTTCTTCTCTCCAGCACCTTCAACGATTGTCGTATCGTCTTTTGTCACATTGACTTTGGACGCTGTACCGAGCATGTCGACAGTCGCGTCTTTCAGGTCGAGTCCGAGGTCTTCAGTGATGACCTGGCCGCCTGTCAGTACTGCGATATCTTCGAGCATCGCTTTGCGGCGGTCGCCGAATCCAGGTGCTTTGACTGCGATTGCAGTGAATGTGCCGCGCAGCTTGTTGAGCACCATGTTCGCCATTGCGTCGCCTTCGACATCATCAGCGATGATGAGGATCGGACGGGACTGCTGTACGATCTGCTCGAGCAGTGGCAGTACATCCTGGAAATTGGAGATCTTCTTATCAGTGACAAGAATATAAGGGTTATCGAGATCCGCTACCATCTTCTCGGAATCCGTCACCATGTAAGGTGAAGTGTAGCCACGGTCGAACTGCATGCCTTCCACGACTTCGAGTTCAGTCTTGAACCCACGGGATTCTTCAATAGTGATGACACCGTCGTTTCCGACCTTCTCCATTGCTTCGGAAATGTATTCCCCAACTTCCGGATCGTCTGCTGAAATCGCACCGACCTGTGCAATGGATTCCTTGTCCTGTACGGGACGGGAAATGTTCTGCAGCTCTTCCACCGCAACTTCCACAGCTTTGGAGATACCAGATCTGATGCCTACAGGATTGGCACCGCTTGTGACGTTCTTGAGGCCTTCCTGGATCATTGCCTGTGCAAGTACCGTTGCAGTCGTCGTACCGTCACCAGCGATTTCGTTCGTCTGGTTCGCCACTTCTGCGACAAGCTTTGCACCCATGTTTTCATATGCATCTTCGAGTTCGATTTCCTTTGCGATCGTCACGCCGTCATTTGTGATGAGCGGTGAAGTGAAGGACTTATCAAGAACAACATTGCGTCCCTTTGGTCCAAGTGTGACTTTCACAGCATTTGCCAATTTATCTACACCAGCGAGCATGGACTGGCGTGCATCTTCAGAGAATTTCAGTTCTTTAGCCATTATCAATCATTCCTCCTATACGAATCTAAATCTAATGCTTTGCGCTTTAATTTTTGGACGCCTATTCGATGACTGCAAGAATGTCAGTATCGGCAAGGACGAGATAGTCTTTATCATCGTGTTTCAGTTCAGTACCAGCAAACTTGGAATAGACGACGCGATCTCCCTCTTTGACTTCAAGCTCGACGCGGGTTCCGTTATCCAATACTCTTCCTGGACCTACTGCAACCACTGTACCCTCCTGTGGTTTCTCCTTGGCGGATTCAGTCAGAATGATACCGCTTTTTGTAGTTTCTTCCTTTTGAGTCAGATCGATGACGACTCTGTTGCCTAATGGTTTCAACACGTGAAAGCCCTCCTTTATATAGTACAAACATCATTAGATTTAGCACTCAGGCGTTCGAAGTGCTAACAATTAAATAATAATCAAAGTTGGTCAATATTGCAAGTATTTTCTCTTTGCTTTATCACCATAAATTTTTAGGGTAGAATAGCTGTATTGGAAAATGGAGGGTTTATCTTGAGACAGTTATATAGTGCATTAATCATCGTAATATTTTTAGCAGTACAGTTTGCCGTCGTGCCGGTTTCCATCATCATGGCTGCAGTCAATCCTTCAATCACCGAAGACCAGCTTCTTGATCAGGTGTTGCCGTATCAGGCGATCGCTTTCGCCATCGGAGTGATAGCGGTCATCATAATCGGACAGCTGCACAAGAACAAGAACCGGATCGAGCGCGGGCGTCAGGCGGATATTCCCGTAACAATCGCATGGATTATCGGTGGTGTCGTCCTCGCCTATGCTTCGCAAGTGATTGCCGGACTCGTGAATGTCTATGTGCTTGGCAATCCGATGGAAAGTGAAAACACTGCTGGAATCATAGATATGATACAATCCGCCCCATTCATGATACTCGTCGTTGCACTGCTCGGCCCCATCCTGGAGGAATACGTATTCCGCCGTGCCATATTCGGGGAGATATATGAAGTCGTGCCCGGACCGAAAGTCGTTGCCTTTCTTGTCGCCGGACTCGTCAGCGGACTCATCTTCGCCATCGCCCATTGGGACTTCACGCACATCCTCATATATGTCGTCATGGCCTATACATTCAGCTTCTTGTACATCATCACCGGCAGGCTGCTCGTACCGATCATGGTGCATATGCTCATGAATGGACTGGTTGTGCTGCTCCAGCTGATGTTCCAGGATTATATCAAGCAGATGGAAAACATACAGAATGGCCTTGGCGTGATCATACGACTGCTGATGTAGTTATACACGCATAACGAACGGAGTGCTCCTGCACCCGTTCTTTTTTATTTTCTTTATGGGGGTGAATGGAGATCCAACTTGCCATCGTTTCGTCTGCGACGGTGAATTAAGCCTCCAACTCGCCGTCGTTTCGTCCGCGACGGTGAATTAAGCCTCCAACTCGCCGTCGTTTCGTCTGCGACGGTGAATTAAGTCTCCAACTCGCCGTCGTTTCGCCTGCGATGGTGAATTAAGTCTCCAACTCGCCGTCGTTTCGCCTGCGATGGTGAATTAAGCCTCCAACTTGCAGTCGTTTCGTCTGCGACGGTGAATTAACAGCCACCTCTTCAAAATAAAACGGATTCCATGAAGCATATCCCATGGAATCCGTTTTTCAATACCTTCAGTTCTGTTCAATCACTACATATGATGATGGTACCGTCGTTTCTATCACCTGCTGCTTCTTGTTGTATTTTGATTTGACGACTGTTTCTGCCGCAATATCATACACATCAAAATGTCTGCCTGGTGCTTCGATCATGACGCTCATCGCAGAATCGAGCTGCGTGATGGTTTCTTCTGCTTCTCCAATGATGCCCGTCAGTATGACTTCATGGATGTCGCTGACATGATTCGGTTCGGATGACTCGGAACGCATTAGCGTAACTTCCACACTGTCGTATTGGGCAAACTGCTGGAAGTTTCCGACTGTCAGCTGGACGGCGGAACCGTCGACATTGAGCACAACCGTCTTGTTCGGACGCATTTCAGCAAACTGGGAAATCAGTGTATTGGAGAGGCTGATGGTTGCTGAGCCTTCATCCACGTATGCTTCCGGTATGTTCACATGGATATCCTTGATGTTATTCCTTGTGATGCCGTCCCCGATATCCGCTTCAGTGACTGCGTATGCTTCAACAGGCGTCTCCCCTCCTGGAAGCTCGTCCTGGCCTTCAGTAATCACATCTGCGTCAAAATCGACCGTGTAAGGATAGGAAGCACTGTTTCCGGCAGCATCTGCGAATTCAAGCGTCAGATGATATGCGCCGGTATAGCCTGTGAAGTCCATCGCCAGACTTCCATCGGCATTGAGTTCTACTGTTCCTTCTTCATCCGCCGTGCCATTTGAAAGCACGTAGGTTGCATTGATCATGTCGTTCGGATGATAGCTCATGCCGTACATCTCCTGCAATGAAGGCAATGCTTCGATATACAGGTCTGTGACAGCCGCAGTGATGATTCCGGATGCAACTGCCGGCTCTGCAACTTGTGTGGCTTCACGTTTGACGAACAGTGGCCCGTCATACTCAAGTTCTATGCCGCCCTCATGCAGTGAAATGGCATCGATGGTGTAGACGCCGTCCGGCACGTCGGAATAGACGTATTCGTCATTTTCAATATTGTACATCGTACCGTCGATCGGGACCGTGATGTCGGACTGGATGCCCGTTTCGAAGGCGAAGTCCCCGATATAGCCGTCAGCTGCAGGACCGGCTGACGGATTCAGCAGATCGAACCAGCTGAACTGTGTCATTTCCTGCGGGTTGTGGAATGCGGCATATACGGATGTCTCATCCTGTACGCCGTCCCCATTTGGTGACATATGATAGTCATTCAGTGCGAACTCTGCAAATCCTTGCTTCAGCGGTTCCCCGAATCCGACTGCAAATGGTACGGAATACGTACCGGAGCCGCTGGAGACGTTGATGTAGCCCAGGAATTCATTACCCGGCTCTGCTGTTCCTGCAGGGATATCCAGTGTGAATTCCACAGTCTGGCTGCCGTTCACCGTCACCGAGTTCATGCTCGGTGTCAGGGTAGCACCTGCCATGGCGCCTGTCGGTGCCTTGGTCGTAACGACTTCAAAACTGTATGTGCCTCCGGAAGTGCTCTCGATGATCAGATCCTTCGTCACCGTCCTGGCAGCATCTCCAGGACTTTCATATCCGAATGACATCGTACCCCGAGTATGGGTATGCGTCGTGCCATCCATTGTGGATTCGTGCGGCACTTTGATCAGTGTATCCGTCGTTGCTGCCGCGTATGGCTGGACAAGTCCTGCACCCTGGGCAAACACATCGAATGCTGAAGTATCCAGCACTTTTGCCGTGTTGCTCATTGCGGATTTGACATCGAATGGACCCCACTCAGGATTCAGTTCCAGTATCAGTGCTGCAATTCCGGCAGCATGTGGTGTCGCCATTGAAGTACCCGTGTACTGGGCATAGGCTTTCTCATAGCCGTCTCCGGTAGATGCGAATGCCGGAATCGTTGAAAGGATGTTCGTTCCAGGTGCTGCGATATCCGGTTTGATATCGAAGTTTGGTGTCGATGGTCCTCTTGAAGAGGATGCATTCACCTGGTCTCCTGCCGTCATTGTGTCCTCGAAGCTGTTGAACGTAACCTGTCCGCTTCCGGATTCCAATGCAGCGGCAAATTCAGCACCGACTGTGTGTGATATATCCAATGTCG harbors:
- the proB gene encoding glutamate 5-kinase; amino-acid sequence: MNRDFLKDSTRVVIKIGTNSIMKTTDEIDYHKLDRLSFVCSALQQQGKEVILVTSGAVGVGACTLNMKEYPEKTSDLQALASVGQGALMNLYSRFFQHYDQYVGQILMTRDIIDFPISYTNCKSAINSLLERKIIPVINENDAISVDEKTYNRRFGENDTLAAIVTELVDADLLIIMSDVDGLYDENPHTNEFAKLIPAVGQVDTDILSMANGTGSLFSTGGMETKLKAAKYLIENNKSMIITSAENPALIFNILEGEEIGTLFKKNILETALQGEEI
- a CDS encoding penicillin-binding transpeptidase domain-containing protein, whose protein sequence is MKKFLWVIPIVLILGVGLYFLMTSGLFQKSEEETLDRFTESYQNEDYEDIYPLLSASAKEEYPEEEVVDRNRSLYESLGVETATLEDIKGVESNEENDQEKRYTGDLVLDTRYGEMSREYTIDLSYNEEENDWFIEWTPDMIIPGLADNELRIDVSKGQRGEILDRNGDKLAFNGTKETVGYIAGRLDESGLLEAAEALDMREESLQNIFNEAWIEDGMFVPVKDAHRFDEETREEFQDLGLTIQESPAREYALEDAGFHLLGYIGPITAEEMEERDGYTSGDMIGKRGAERLYEDRLRPEEGHTVSIVDESGNTVEELMKAEPQDGEDIQLTIDGSLQSTIYSHLEEDAGASVAMDPGNGEMLATVSYPSPSPYDFMFGINQEDYEALETDEDSPLLNKFNRATSPGSTQKILTSIIAMNSEDFNKNETMEITGKGWQQDDSWGGYEVNRYHVMDESFDLKKALTYSDNIYFARTALELGAEEFTSGMEALGIGQEYDTDYPIYTSQVSNEGTIESDILLADTAYGQGELMISPIQITAIYGAVLNGGDIYEPHILAESEENVQIEDITSQENLDYLEEAMRDVVRLNHPDDVERPYAQFAGKTGTSENKTSQDTRGEETGWFIGYDQNNKDMIMSLYVEDVENRGMSEYSAKKFAEIHDELNE
- a CDS encoding NRDE family protein; the encoded protein is MCLIIFQKNNHPNYKLIVAANRDEFYERPTASADFWQDHPEVLAGRDLSKGGTWLGLTKSGRFAAVTNIRKPGMDGADKKSRGALVSNYLTGDMPAEQYLQSLEAEKDEYSGFNLLVGNQNDMYYLNNDGIGTEGVPDDTHGLSNHHLNTPWPKVVKGISRLEDYLQSAESIDVDVLFDILADSEEAEDNLPDTGLPESLERQLSSPFISTPEYGTRSSTVVLVDHDDNATFIERTFSKGVQTDEQRYSFRIE
- a CDS encoding indolepyruvate ferredoxin oxidoreductase subunit alpha; translation: MAYVILQPCMSEKSGDCVEVCPVDCIEEGPDQFYIDPDICIDCGACVAVCPVDAIVEEYEMNPEDEPFLEKAEKFFGNK
- a CDS encoding OsmC family protein, with the protein product METELSWTGSVGFSGIASSGHDIRIDGAEEIGGKNGGVRPMELLLHSVAGCSGINVIWILEKMRLEPDAFRMELKADRSDTPPKQFTHIHIHYAFEGDLPEQKVGRAIDLANDKYCSVTHSLNAELTVSYSVNGVEGASPA
- a CDS encoding sodium:solute symporter family protein; amino-acid sequence: MNEYGIWILALAVGYTLILIGAGQLAQRKLSSKDSYFVAGRNFNKWIVAFCITGLFSGSTYISILELSYLTGVSAIWYGVAEMVQIFIIAFLIIRSFRKKMMVTVTGMIGEKFGRKALGISSLITAFAFPMWSVATAIAFASAIHVFTGISLTLSVAITALLLFVYLQGGGMWSVAFTQTINMVLFAAMFIIGLIAFFINPGVEGLVAYATERPMMMDFGGVGIQVIVAWFGTFLVNVILAQAAFQMALSSQTPEEGQKGMVLAGFMAIPFIVCGVLFGIATAVVIPNAQAGLIAIPQYLMEVLPAPLVGIFFLGVWACALGWGAPCQFSGATSLGRDFGRAVRPMATEAQLVKYTKYSLLLLTFLMIGFGMLRTEQSAWWNVLAWTIRNSATFAPVLAALFWPVVTNKAVVASLLSGFSSGLLWYYLGDWQPGAFYLEVHPVWVGSSINLLTIVFVTLLDRKAEWFIQTGQAARYGYAALGAGVILTGVNIIFFEGLHQSGLIGLFGFAAIISYFIAVIQLFRPLEEKAQWTTKETVQQQS
- the groL gene encoding chaperonin GroEL (60 kDa chaperone family; promotes refolding of misfolded polypeptides especially under stressful conditions; forms two stacked rings of heptamers to form a barrel-shaped 14mer; ends can be capped by GroES; misfolded proteins enter the barrel where they are refolded when GroES binds) encodes the protein MAKELKFSEDARQSMLAGVDKLANAVKVTLGPKGRNVVLDKSFTSPLITNDGVTIAKEIELEDAYENMGAKLVAEVANQTNEIAGDGTTTATVLAQAMIQEGLKNVTSGANPVGIRSGISKAVEVAVEELQNISRPVQDKESIAQVGAISADDPEVGEYISEAMEKVGNDGVITIEESRGFKTELEVVEGMQFDRGYTSPYMVTDSEKMVADLDNPYILVTDKKISNFQDVLPLLEQIVQQSRPILIIADDVEGDAMANMVLNKLRGTFTAIAVKAPGFGDRRKAMLEDIAVLTGGQVITEDLGLDLKDATVDMLGTASKVNVTKDDTTIVEGAGEKNNIEARIGQIKSQIEETSSSFDKEKLQERLAKLSGGVAVIKVGAATETEMKERKLRIEDALNSTRAAVEEGIVAGGGTALVNIFNKVSEIEAEGDVKTGINIVLKALEAPLRQIVENAGLEGSVIVERLKTQEPGIGFNAATDEWVNMIDAGIVDPTKVTRSALQNAGSVAAMFLTTEAVVADIPEENGGGDPGGGMGGMPGMM
- the groES gene encoding co-chaperone GroES translates to MLKPLGNRVVIDLTQKEETTKSGIILTESAKEKPQEGTVVAVGPGRVLDNGTRVELEVKEGDRVVYSKFAGTELKHDDKDYLVLADTDILAVIE